The genomic interval ATGATTACTTAACCAAACCGTTTGAAATGGTTGAACTGATCGCTCGCATTCGTGCCCAACTGCGCCGAGCCTCCGGTAACGCATCACCGGTGATGCAAATCGGAGACCTCAGCTTGGACACACGTACATCAAAAGTGATGTGGCAGGGTCAGGCGGTGAGTTTGACCGCACTTGAATACAAAGTGGTTGCCTATTTTGTGCATAACGCCGATAAAGTGATTTCACGTACTGAGCTGGTGGAACACATCTACAAGCAAGACTTCGACCGTGATTCCAATACCATTGAAGTCTTCATTGGACGCATTCGTAAGAAGATCGCGCCCAATATCATAAAAACCGTTCGCGGCCTTGGGTATCAGCTCAATGCCAACTAAGCGACCGCTGTACAAACACCTTAGCTTAAAAAGCCGCCTTTTTTTGGCGGCTTGCCTGTGGGTGACCGCAATGATCATTGCCGCTGGTGTCGGGATTCCCAAGCTGGTCAAAGAGTATTTAGTCAGTGATGTGGAAAGCCAACTGCGCTTAGCATTAGATGAAATTTCGGCCAACCTCGAAGCCGGTAAGAATGGGAGCATTGTTCTTTCATCACGGCTTTCCGATCCTCGTTTCAGTCAGCCATACAGCGGCCTATATTGGACGGCAACCATCAACAACCAAACTCTGCGTTCTCGCTCTCTTTGGGATCGCACCATTCAAATCAAGCAGGGTGCCATCCGAAAAACAGTACTTGGGGCGAAAAACGAACGTTTAATTGTGTTAGAGCAGGATGTGTTTCTCCCTGAGTACGTGAAACCCGTCCACATTGTGATTGGCATGGATGAAGCGCCGATGAAATCCACCTTGGACCATTTAACTGGACAACTGTGGATGATCCTCGGTCTGCTCTTTGTTGGCGTCATGACCGTGATTGGCTTGCAAATCGCTTGGTCGTTCCGACCATTAGGGAAATTACAACGCGAGCTCAAAGCGCTAAGAGCCGGTAGCCAACAACAGCTCGAAGCCAATTATCCAACGGAGGTATCACCGCTGATCGATGATCTCAATGCCCTCCTCTTCCATTATCAAGAGTTGTTGCAACGAGCTCGCAACCATGCGGGCAACTTATCTCACTCCTTAAAAACACCGCTATCTGTTTTGCGTAACGAAATCAGCCAATTGGATGTCGAATCAAGCCACAAGCTCTTACCACCGGTTGAACAGATTCAGCAGCATATTGATTATCATCTTGGTCGCGCTCGAATGGCAGGATCGATGAATATTCTTTCGGTGAAATCCAACCCTTCTGAGCGTGTCGATGCCATTTCCATGGCGTTCGATAAAGTCTATGCCGAGCGCGAGCTATTGCTGATCAACGAGCTGGACAGTGAACTGGAGGTGGCCGTCGATCAAAGCGATCTCGATGAGATGTTGGGTAACTTACTTGAAAACAGCTACAAATGGGCACGCAGCCAAATTCGAGTCCATAGCACACTGGCAAGCGACGATCAGCTTACTCTCATCATCGAAGATAACGGGCCAGGAATTGCGGAGGAACAC from Vibrio vulnificus NBRC 15645 = ATCC 27562 carries:
- a CDS encoding ATP-binding protein, yielding MPTKRPLYKHLSLKSRLFLAACLWVTAMIIAAGVGIPKLVKEYLVSDVESQLRLALDEISANLEAGKNGSIVLSSRLSDPRFSQPYSGLYWTATINNQTLRSRSLWDRTIQIKQGAIRKTVLGAKNERLIVLEQDVFLPEYVKPVHIVIGMDEAPMKSTLDHLTGQLWMILGLLFVGVMTVIGLQIAWSFRPLGKLQRELKALRAGSQQQLEANYPTEVSPLIDDLNALLFHYQELLQRARNHAGNLSHSLKTPLSVLRNEISQLDVESSHKLLPPVEQIQQHIDYHLGRARMAGSMNILSVKSNPSERVDAISMAFDKVYAERELLLINELDSELEVAVDQSDLDEMLGNLLENSYKWARSQIRVHSTLASDDQLTLIIEDNGPGIAEEHLTQVLKRGVRLDETTPGTGLGLNIVAEMAYSYRGDLTLEHSQLGGLRANLTLKLAAKG
- a CDS encoding response regulator transcription factor translates to MKILVVEDDPRLGEQIIESLEKTGWVPELSQDGIDALYRATSEEWDAMVLDLGLPKLDGLTVLKGIRDENINTPVVILSARDTLTQRVEGLNAGADDYLTKPFEMVELIARIRAQLRRASGNASPVMQIGDLSLDTRTSKVMWQGQAVSLTALEYKVVAYFVHNADKVISRTELVEHIYKQDFDRDSNTIEVFIGRIRKKIAPNIIKTVRGLGYQLNAN